From Amycolatopsis sp. cg9, one genomic window encodes:
- a CDS encoding dihydrolipoamide acetyltransferase family protein, which yields MPTYKEFPLADTAEGLTEADILNWHVKPGDTVTVNQIVVEIETAKAAVELPIPWAGVVTELHVEPGQTVEVGTPILTIDVDPGGAAATPAPAAAPAPVEEEEMKPLVGYGSKAVVTQRRARKGAAPAPAPAPAAVAVAAPPEPAPVAPAAPRGGYVPLAKPPVRKLAKDLGVDLHALTGTASGGVITREDVQRAANGSAPAAPVVSAVDSAYDPATRERRVPIKGVRKMTAAAMVQSAYTAPHVTEFLTIDVTPMMEFREKLKKSREFAGVKVTPLTFAAKAVCLAAKRTPDINAVWDEAAQEIVYKDYVHLGIAAATPRGLIVPKVRDADSLSLKELAQALTALTDVAREGKTSPADMANGTITITNVGVFGVDTGTPIINPGESAILCLGAIKDQPWVVDGEIKVRKVLQLSLSFDHRVVDGQQGSEFLADVGALLADPAMAMTY from the coding sequence ATGCCTACGTACAAAGAGTTCCCCTTGGCCGACACCGCCGAGGGGCTGACCGAAGCCGACATCCTGAACTGGCACGTGAAGCCGGGCGACACGGTGACCGTCAACCAGATCGTGGTCGAGATCGAGACCGCGAAGGCCGCTGTCGAACTGCCGATCCCGTGGGCCGGCGTCGTGACGGAGCTGCACGTCGAGCCGGGGCAGACGGTGGAGGTCGGCACGCCGATCCTCACCATCGACGTCGACCCCGGCGGGGCCGCGGCCACTCCTGCTCCCGCGGCCGCTCCCGCTCCCGTCGAAGAAGAAGAGATGAAGCCGCTGGTCGGCTACGGCTCCAAGGCCGTGGTCACGCAGCGGCGGGCCCGCAAGGGCGCTGCTCCCGCACCCGCACCCGCGCCGGCCGCCGTCGCGGTCGCCGCTCCGCCCGAGCCGGCTCCCGTGGCTCCGGCGGCGCCTCGCGGTGGGTACGTCCCGCTGGCGAAGCCGCCGGTCCGGAAGCTGGCCAAGGACCTGGGCGTCGACCTGCACGCGCTGACCGGCACCGCGTCCGGTGGCGTGATCACCCGCGAGGACGTCCAGCGCGCGGCCAACGGCTCGGCGCCGGCCGCGCCGGTGGTGTCCGCGGTGGACAGCGCCTACGACCCGGCCACCCGCGAACGCCGCGTGCCGATCAAGGGCGTCCGCAAGATGACCGCGGCGGCGATGGTGCAGAGCGCGTACACCGCTCCGCACGTCACTGAGTTCCTGACCATCGACGTCACGCCGATGATGGAGTTCCGCGAGAAGCTGAAGAAGTCGCGGGAGTTCGCCGGGGTCAAGGTCACGCCGCTGACGTTCGCCGCGAAGGCCGTGTGCCTGGCGGCGAAGCGCACGCCGGACATCAACGCGGTCTGGGACGAGGCGGCGCAGGAGATCGTCTACAAGGACTACGTGCACCTGGGCATCGCGGCCGCCACGCCGCGCGGCCTGATCGTGCCGAAGGTCCGCGACGCCGACTCGCTGTCGCTCAAGGAGCTGGCGCAGGCGCTCACGGCGTTGACCGACGTCGCCCGCGAGGGCAAGACGTCGCCGGCGGACATGGCGAACGGCACGATCACGATCACCAACGTGGGCGTGTTCGGCGTCGACACCGGCACCCCGATCATCAACCCGGGCGAGTCCGCGATCCTGTGCCTCGGCGCGATCAAGGACCAGCCGTGGGTGGTGGACGGCGAGATCAAGGTCCGCAAGGTGCTCCAGCTGTCGCTGAGCTTCGACCACCGCGTGGTCGACGGCCAGCAGGGCTCGGAGTTCCTGGCCGACGTCGGCGCCCTCCTGGCCGACCCGGCGATGGCGATGACTTACTGA
- a CDS encoding ABC transporter ATP-binding protein, with translation MEFMMARRGRRRHATTVPESGLTGPVDIPEPKPEDQPKDLRSRLKRARTSVAGTVRGLPKVAKLTWQASRPLTIVLALITLLSGLLPTVTAYVAKLLLDSVVAAIQGKGTTADIVDVALFQFAVLAATAISSALTSIAQALLQERMTLTIRHRVMAHASELHLAYFEGSTSYDMLRQAAQEAPTRPLSMMNSALGLVRTLITFGSMVALLVSISPLLALVALLAPIPAFISQSKYGSRAFWLTFLMSPIKRRMDYLSSLVTTDTYAKETKLFGLGPYFVDRFRRLGVVSYERQRKLTINRNISSTSWGLLSTFAGSAIALYIALEAVGGRLTLGDLALYTAAATSVQASVSGLFTAFSGMYENNLYLDTLYRFLDTKPEITAPPAPRAFPSVVDGHIEFDSVTFAYPGSEEPALEDVSFEIRPGETVAVVGRNGAGKSTLFKLLCRLYDPTAGRILLDGVDIREYDPVELRTRISAMFQDYVTYQGTAAENIGLGDLSRLEDRPHIEDSARRAGADERIERLPSGYDSPLGRWFDQGVSLSGGEWQKIALARAFQREAPLLILDEPTSALDAQAEHDLFARLRQLSEGRTTLYISHRFSTVRQAERILLLDRGKVAEYGTHEELMAAKAGYAELFTLQARAYLDEVPS, from the coding sequence ATGGAGTTCATGATGGCCCGCCGCGGCCGTCGCCGGCACGCGACGACCGTGCCGGAGAGCGGGCTCACCGGCCCGGTCGACATCCCGGAACCGAAACCGGAAGACCAGCCGAAGGACCTGCGCTCGCGGCTCAAGCGCGCGAGGACGTCCGTGGCGGGCACGGTCCGCGGCCTGCCGAAGGTCGCGAAGCTGACGTGGCAGGCGAGCCGGCCCCTGACGATCGTGCTGGCCCTGATCACGCTCCTATCGGGCCTCCTGCCGACGGTGACGGCGTACGTCGCGAAGCTGCTGCTCGATTCCGTCGTCGCGGCGATCCAGGGCAAGGGCACCACCGCCGACATCGTCGACGTCGCCCTGTTCCAGTTCGCGGTGCTCGCCGCGACCGCGATCAGCAGCGCGTTGACGTCGATCGCGCAGGCCCTGCTGCAGGAACGCATGACGCTGACCATCCGCCACCGCGTGATGGCGCACGCGAGCGAGCTGCACCTGGCGTACTTCGAGGGTTCGACGTCCTACGACATGCTGCGCCAGGCGGCGCAGGAAGCCCCGACACGTCCGCTGTCGATGATGAACTCCGCGCTGGGCCTCGTCCGGACGCTGATCACGTTCGGGAGCATGGTCGCGCTGCTCGTCTCGATCAGCCCGCTGCTGGCACTGGTCGCGCTGCTGGCGCCGATCCCGGCGTTCATCTCGCAGTCCAAGTACGGCTCGCGCGCGTTCTGGCTGACGTTCCTGATGTCGCCGATCAAGCGGCGGATGGACTACCTGTCTTCGCTGGTCACGACGGACACGTACGCCAAGGAAACGAAGCTGTTCGGCCTCGGCCCGTACTTCGTCGACCGCTTCCGCCGCCTCGGCGTCGTGTCGTACGAGCGGCAGCGGAAGCTGACGATCAACCGCAACATCAGCTCGACGTCCTGGGGCCTGCTGAGCACGTTCGCGGGCTCGGCGATCGCGCTGTACATCGCGTTGGAGGCGGTCGGCGGCCGGCTGACGCTGGGCGACCTCGCTCTCTACACGGCGGCGGCGACGTCCGTGCAGGCGTCGGTGTCCGGGCTGTTCACGGCGTTTTCGGGGATGTACGAGAACAATCTCTATCTGGACACGCTCTACCGCTTCCTGGACACGAAACCGGAGATCACGGCACCTCCGGCACCGCGGGCGTTCCCGTCTGTTGTGGACGGTCACATCGAGTTCGATTCGGTGACGTTCGCCTACCCGGGCTCGGAGGAGCCGGCGCTGGAGGACGTCAGCTTCGAGATCCGCCCGGGCGAGACAGTGGCCGTGGTGGGCCGCAACGGCGCGGGCAAGTCGACGCTGTTCAAGCTCCTGTGCCGCCTGTACGACCCGACCGCCGGCCGGATCTTGCTGGACGGCGTGGACATCCGCGAGTACGACCCGGTCGAGCTGCGGACGCGGATCAGCGCGATGTTCCAGGACTACGTGACGTACCAGGGAACGGCGGCCGAGAACATCGGTCTGGGGGACCTTTCCCGGTTGGAGGACCGGCCCCACATCGAGGATTCAGCTCGTCGCGCGGGCGCGGACGAACGCATCGAGCGGCTGCCGTCCGGGTACGACAGTCCGTTGGGCCGCTGGTTCGACCAGGGCGTCTCGCTGTCCGGTGGTGAGTGGCAGAAGATCGCGCTGGCCAGGGCGTTCCAGCGGGAGGCGCCGCTGTTGATCCTGGACGAACCGACTTCGGCGTTGGACGCACAGGCGGAGCACGACTTGTTCGCGCGACTGCGCCAGCTGTCGGAGGGGCGGACGACGTTGTACATCTCGCACCGGTTCTCGACGGTCCGGCAGGCGGAGCGGATTCTGCTGCTGGACCGGGGGAAGGTGGCGGAGTACGGCACGCACGAGGAGCTGATGGCGGCGAAGGCCGGGTATGCGGAGCTGTTCACGCTCCAGGCGAGGGCGTACTTGGACGAGGTGCCGAGCTAG
- a CDS encoding alpha-ketoacid dehydrogenase subunit beta, translating to MTDLQKLTIGKALNLGLRRAMEEDPKVLIMGEDVGKLGGVFRITDGLQKDFGEQRVLDTPLAESGIIGTAVGLAVRGFRPVCEIQFEGFIFPGFDQISSQLAKLHYRTQGKVKMPVVIRVPFGGGIGAVEHHSESPESLFAHIPGLKVVSISNAVDAYWGIQQAIKSDDPILFFEPKRLYHSGALRAEIDTDGTAPPVFSSQVVREGTTATVVAYGPSVKVALDAAAAAEDEGHSLEVVDLRTLSPLDLGPVFESVRKTGRLIALSEAPSESSLTSEIAARVQQECFYSLEAPVLRVTGFDTPYPPAKLEEHYLPDLDRVLHAVDRSLAW from the coding sequence ATGACCGACCTCCAGAAACTCACCATCGGCAAGGCGCTCAACCTCGGCCTGCGCCGCGCGATGGAAGAAGACCCCAAGGTCCTGATCATGGGCGAGGACGTCGGCAAGCTCGGCGGCGTCTTCCGGATCACCGACGGCCTGCAGAAGGACTTCGGCGAGCAGCGCGTGCTGGACACCCCGCTCGCGGAGTCCGGCATCATCGGCACCGCGGTCGGCCTGGCCGTGCGCGGCTTCCGGCCGGTCTGCGAGATCCAGTTCGAGGGCTTCATCTTCCCCGGCTTCGACCAGATCTCTTCGCAGCTGGCGAAGCTGCACTACCGGACGCAGGGCAAGGTCAAGATGCCCGTCGTGATCCGGGTGCCGTTCGGCGGCGGGATCGGCGCGGTCGAGCACCACTCGGAGTCGCCGGAGTCGCTGTTCGCGCACATCCCGGGGCTCAAGGTCGTGTCCATTTCGAACGCCGTCGACGCCTACTGGGGCATCCAGCAGGCGATCAAGTCGGACGACCCGATCCTGTTCTTCGAGCCCAAGCGGCTCTACCACTCGGGCGCGCTGCGCGCGGAGATCGACACCGACGGCACCGCGCCGCCGGTGTTCTCCTCGCAGGTCGTCCGCGAGGGCACGACCGCGACGGTCGTCGCGTACGGCCCTTCCGTGAAGGTCGCCCTCGACGCGGCCGCCGCGGCCGAGGACGAAGGCCACTCGCTCGAGGTCGTCGACCTGCGCACGCTCTCGCCGCTGGACCTCGGCCCGGTGTTCGAGTCGGTGCGCAAGACCGGACGGCTGATCGCGCTGTCGGAGGCGCCGTCCGAGTCGTCGCTGACCTCGGAGATCGCCGCCCGGGTGCAGCAGGAGTGCTTCTACTCGCTGGAAGCGCCAGTGCTGCGGGTGACCGGGTTCGACACGCCGTACCCGCCGGCCAAGCTCGAGGAGCACTACCTCCCCGACCTGGACCGGGTGCTGCACGCCGTCGACCGCTCGCTCGCCTGGTAA
- a CDS encoding TetR/AcrR family transcriptional regulator yields the protein MSAEARRAMIVHAVLPLLIEHGANVTTSQIARAAGIGEGTIFRAFKDKDELFDACTAEALKPDHVLDAIAEIPIDQPLADRLVEAAEALGAHLERMGALMGALHASGRVRHRDPEQRLKDQRKTWKGGRRESMAAMRGAMVELFTPEKDRLRLPPEQLAGLFLTVLFGGRMAPDGDVPTPRQVVDVFLHGAVEAK from the coding sequence ATGAGCGCCGAAGCGCGGCGCGCCATGATCGTGCACGCGGTGCTGCCGCTCCTCATCGAGCACGGCGCCAACGTCACGACGAGCCAGATCGCCCGCGCCGCCGGCATCGGCGAGGGCACCATCTTCCGCGCGTTCAAGGACAAGGACGAGCTGTTCGACGCCTGCACCGCGGAGGCGCTCAAGCCCGACCACGTGCTCGACGCGATCGCCGAGATCCCGATCGACCAGCCCCTGGCGGACCGCCTCGTCGAGGCCGCCGAAGCGCTCGGCGCGCACCTAGAGCGGATGGGCGCGCTGATGGGCGCCCTGCACGCGTCCGGCCGCGTCCGCCACCGCGACCCCGAGCAGCGCCTCAAGGACCAGCGCAAGACGTGGAAGGGCGGCCGCCGCGAGTCGATGGCCGCCATGCGCGGCGCGATGGTCGAGCTGTTCACGCCGGAGAAGGACCGCCTGCGCCTGCCACCCGAGCAGCTGGCGGGTCTCTTCCTGACCGTGTTGTTCGGCGGCCGGATGGCCCCGGACGGCGACGTACCCACCCCGCGCCAGGTGGTCGACGTCTTCCTGCACGGCGCCGTGGAGGCCAAGTGA
- a CDS encoding SCP2 sterol-binding domain-containing protein produces the protein MNAFAEKLVIGNLTASQFVQVLETLHMLGSVGAGIELSSLSTDVLVDVVRRASREQLKAIAEHPELRPVFLDEIFRRMSEHFLPEKARHVDFVVSWRFSEGSGEDGYDRFQTVIEDGVCVSSTDLSRSPDTTITLSVDDFIRMATGNAAVAAMFVTGRVKVKGEYAPAVRFSSYFDIPKPSDT, from the coding sequence GTGAACGCGTTCGCGGAGAAGCTGGTCATCGGCAACCTGACGGCTTCGCAGTTCGTCCAGGTCCTGGAAACCCTGCACATGCTGGGCTCCGTGGGAGCGGGGATCGAGCTGAGCTCGCTGTCGACGGACGTGCTGGTCGACGTCGTCCGCCGTGCTTCGCGTGAGCAGTTGAAGGCGATCGCGGAGCATCCGGAGCTGCGTCCGGTGTTTCTCGACGAGATATTCCGCCGGATGTCGGAGCATTTCTTACCGGAGAAGGCCCGGCACGTGGATTTCGTGGTTTCTTGGCGCTTTTCGGAGGGGTCTGGCGAGGACGGGTACGACCGGTTCCAGACGGTGATCGAGGACGGGGTTTGCGTGTCTTCGACGGACCTTTCGCGATCGCCGGACACCACGATCACGCTGTCGGTGGACGACTTCATCCGGATGGCGACCGGGAACGCCGCCGTAGCGGCGATGTTCGTGACGGGGCGGGTCAAGGTGAAGGGCGAGTACGCGCCGGCGGTGCGGTTCTCGAGCTACTTCGACATCCCCAAGCCCAGCGATACGTGA
- the pdhA gene encoding pyruvate dehydrogenase (acetyl-transferring) E1 component subunit alpha, whose product MPSEQWTHPEPGDGPAAVAAQPSPEQVIAGLRATSEGGAELTQLLTPEGERVPSPQFDKYVDDIDAEALRGLYRDMVLVRRADREANAMQRQGQLGIWVPLLGQEAAQIGSGRALRANDMAFPSYREHGVAFARGVDMKDLLGIFRCTDHSGWDYQRHGFHPYTIVIGNQVLNAAGYAMGQKFEGKVGDDDGEATIVYFGDGATSQGDVHEGFVWAAVYDAPLVFFCQNNQWAISEPTERQSRLPLYQRARGYGFPGIRVDGNDVLACLAVSRWALDECRHGNGPVLIEAFTYRMDAHTTTDDPTRYRLSDELEEWKLKDPIERVRAFLARGGGADQAFFDDVQAEADAFAADLRDYTFNMPEPPPDRIFSNVYAEGNPVLEAQREEFLSYLDGFASAGEH is encoded by the coding sequence CGCCGCCGTGGCGGCCCAGCCCTCCCCGGAGCAGGTCATCGCCGGATTGCGAGCAACCAGCGAAGGTGGCGCTGAGCTGACTCAGCTGCTCACCCCCGAAGGCGAACGGGTGCCCTCGCCCCAGTTCGACAAGTACGTCGACGACATCGACGCCGAAGCCCTGCGCGGCCTGTACCGCGACATGGTGCTGGTGCGGCGGGCCGACCGCGAAGCCAACGCCATGCAGCGCCAGGGCCAGCTCGGCATCTGGGTCCCGCTGCTCGGCCAGGAAGCCGCGCAGATCGGCTCCGGCCGCGCCCTGCGGGCGAACGACATGGCCTTCCCCAGCTACCGCGAGCACGGCGTCGCGTTCGCGCGCGGGGTCGACATGAAGGACCTGCTCGGCATCTTCCGGTGCACCGACCACAGCGGCTGGGACTACCAGCGCCACGGCTTCCACCCGTACACCATCGTGATCGGCAACCAGGTGCTCAACGCCGCCGGCTACGCGATGGGGCAGAAGTTCGAGGGCAAGGTCGGCGACGACGACGGCGAAGCGACGATCGTCTACTTCGGAGACGGCGCGACCTCGCAGGGTGACGTCCACGAAGGGTTCGTCTGGGCCGCGGTCTACGACGCGCCGCTGGTGTTCTTCTGCCAGAACAACCAGTGGGCGATCTCCGAGCCGACCGAGCGCCAGTCGCGCCTGCCGCTGTACCAGCGCGCCCGCGGCTACGGCTTCCCCGGCATCCGCGTCGACGGCAACGACGTCCTCGCCTGCCTCGCGGTGTCCCGCTGGGCGCTCGACGAGTGCCGCCACGGCAACGGCCCGGTGCTGATCGAGGCGTTCACCTACCGCATGGACGCGCACACGACGACCGACGACCCCACCCGCTACCGGCTCTCCGACGAACTGGAGGAGTGGAAGCTGAAGGACCCGATCGAGCGCGTCCGGGCGTTCCTCGCCCGCGGTGGCGGCGCCGACCAGGCGTTCTTCGACGACGTCCAGGCCGAAGCCGACGCGTTCGCGGCCGACCTGCGCGACTACACGTTCAACATGCCGGAACCGCCGCCGGACCGGATCTTCAGCAACGTCTACGCCGAGGGCAACCCGGTGCTGGAGGCGCAGCGCGAAGAGTTCCTGTCCTACCTCGACGGTTTCGCCTCGGCGGGTGAGCACTGA
- a CDS encoding MaoC family dehydratase, protein MAIRELDSTPSLATLYPKALLGGVLHKPSGGDLPDTELVRTGIVVDPAHLAAYNTVCGFRLSDELPATYPHMLAFPLQMALMTEPGFPFPLLGMVHVANRITQHRALRLGEPLTVRVRAENLRPHERGRQFDVVSEAWAGDDLVWIDVSTYLRRGSGSGSGGRREQLAPPTPDAIWRVPGDIGRRYAEVSGDRNPIHLHPLTARLFGFPKAIAHGMWTKAHALAAFEGRLPAAFTVDVRFKQPVLLPAKAGFTSWADGDGWAFELWSKTKPHLDGTITSL, encoded by the coding sequence GTGGCGATCCGCGAACTCGACAGCACGCCGAGCCTGGCCACGCTGTACCCGAAAGCGCTGCTCGGCGGCGTCCTGCACAAGCCGTCCGGCGGCGACCTGCCGGACACGGAGCTGGTGCGCACGGGCATCGTCGTCGACCCGGCGCACCTCGCCGCGTACAACACCGTGTGCGGCTTCCGGCTGAGCGACGAGCTGCCGGCGACGTACCCGCACATGCTGGCGTTCCCGTTGCAGATGGCGCTGATGACCGAGCCGGGCTTCCCGTTCCCGCTGCTCGGCATGGTGCACGTGGCGAACCGGATCACCCAGCACCGCGCGCTGCGGCTGGGTGAGCCGCTGACGGTGCGCGTCCGGGCGGAGAACCTGCGCCCGCACGAGCGCGGCCGCCAGTTCGACGTCGTCAGCGAAGCCTGGGCCGGGGACGACCTGGTCTGGATCGACGTCAGCACGTACCTGCGCCGCGGTTCGGGGTCCGGTTCCGGTGGCCGCCGGGAGCAGCTGGCGCCACCGACCCCGGACGCGATCTGGCGCGTCCCGGGCGACATCGGCCGGCGCTACGCGGAGGTCTCGGGCGACCGCAACCCGATCCACCTGCACCCGCTGACGGCCCGCCTGTTCGGCTTCCCGAAGGCGATCGCCCACGGCATGTGGACGAAGGCCCACGCACTGGCGGCGTTCGAGGGCCGGCTGCCGGCGGCGTTCACCGTGGACGTCCGCTTCAAGCAGCCGGTGCTCCTGCCGGCCAAGGCGGGCTTCACGTCGTGGGCGGACGGCGACGGCTGGGCGTTCGAGCTGTGGAGCAAGACGAAACCGCACCTGGACGGCACGATCACCTCACTCTGA
- a CDS encoding TetR/AcrR family transcriptional regulator, with amino-acid sequence MSEDDQRPPERARRLPRAVRERQILDAAVQVFSRHGYHAASMDEISDVAGVSKPMIYTYLGSKEDLFGACIRREATRLLEAIQAGVQPDLPPDMQLWHGLRSFYRFVAEYRESWTVLHRQALTVGGTFAAEITDMRARAIQLVAALVVSAGTRKGVGEQAEFSGEGLSAALVGAAESLADWALDHPDISDGVLASWLMNLVWLGFNDLIEGEVWKPSE; translated from the coding sequence GTGTCAGAGGATGATCAGCGTCCGCCCGAACGGGCCAGGCGGCTGCCGCGTGCCGTGCGCGAGCGGCAGATCCTGGACGCGGCCGTCCAGGTCTTCTCGCGCCACGGCTACCACGCGGCGTCGATGGACGAGATCTCCGACGTCGCCGGTGTCTCGAAGCCGATGATCTACACCTACCTCGGCTCCAAAGAGGACCTCTTCGGCGCCTGCATCCGCCGCGAAGCGACGCGGCTGCTCGAGGCCATCCAGGCCGGTGTCCAGCCCGACCTGCCGCCGGACATGCAGCTCTGGCACGGTCTTCGGTCCTTCTACCGCTTCGTCGCCGAGTACCGCGAGTCGTGGACGGTCCTGCACCGCCAGGCCCTGACCGTCGGCGGGACCTTCGCCGCCGAGATCACCGACATGCGGGCGCGCGCGATCCAGCTGGTCGCCGCGCTCGTCGTGTCCGCCGGCACCCGCAAGGGCGTCGGCGAGCAGGCCGAGTTCTCCGGGGAAGGCCTGTCCGCGGCCCTGGTCGGAGCGGCCGAGTCGCTCGCCGACTGGGCCCTCGACCACCCCGACATCTCCGACGGCGTCTTGGCTTCTTGGCTGATGAACCTCGTCTGGCTGGGCTTCAACGACCTCATCGAGGGCGAGGTCTGGAAGCCCTCAGAGTGA
- a CDS encoding SCP2 sterol-binding domain-containing protein produces the protein MADNAGMTSADRVAALRGAPLLDALERLDPLSPEAHALDVNALADALNPADLGKDDFRRLLNALLRLAERAPAFDLSKVDPARFASLVSSASRAQLESVVAERPLRERVLAEIFARMGSHIRPERARDLHAVVHWRLSGGVGEGGYDRYETVISHGSCTVSREMRERPRVTITLAPADFFRLITHQATPAVLFVTGRIKVKGDLAFAAGLIGFFDLPHPV, from the coding sequence ATGGCCGACAACGCCGGGATGACCAGCGCCGATCGCGTCGCGGCCCTCCGCGGGGCGCCGCTGCTCGACGCGCTGGAGCGCCTCGACCCGCTGAGCCCCGAAGCGCACGCCCTCGACGTCAACGCCCTCGCGGACGCCCTGAACCCGGCGGATCTGGGCAAGGACGACTTCCGCCGGCTGTTGAACGCGCTGCTTCGCCTGGCCGAGCGAGCCCCGGCGTTCGACCTGAGCAAGGTCGACCCGGCGCGCTTCGCCTCGCTGGTGTCGTCGGCCTCCCGAGCCCAGCTCGAAAGCGTCGTCGCGGAGCGCCCCTTGCGGGAGCGCGTACTGGCGGAGATCTTCGCGCGCATGGGCTCCCACATCAGACCCGAGCGGGCCCGCGACCTGCACGCGGTAGTCCACTGGCGCCTCTCGGGAGGTGTCGGCGAAGGCGGCTACGACCGCTACGAGACGGTGATTTCCCACGGCTCGTGCACGGTCAGCCGCGAGATGCGCGAACGCCCCCGCGTCACGATCACCCTCGCCCCCGCCGACTTCTTCCGGCTCATCACCCACCAAGCCACCCCGGCGGTGTTGTTCGTCACGGGAAGAATCAAGGTCAAGGGTGATTTGGCCTTCGCGGCGGGCCTCATCGGATTCTTCGACCTCCCCCACCCCGTATAG
- a CDS encoding DNA cytosine methyltransferase → MSVVGIEWDGDACTTRVNAGLHTKHGDVRLSKPADYPEARLLSGSPPCQTYTVAGTGAGRRALDQVLSFVEAISDGSDITGGLAQLDDERTGLVLEPLRWAVDAGVPYEAIILEQVPAVLPVWEAFAEVLEKRGYSVDCGILHTEDFGVPQTRRRAILIARRDGRAELPKPTHRRYRKGQARGEGDPRLRPWKTMGEALGWSEQFTVVSNYGTGGDPKARGKRHSTQPRLHCHRQGLPQPPDQPS, encoded by the coding sequence GTGTCCGTCGTCGGGATCGAGTGGGACGGCGATGCGTGCACCACACGCGTGAACGCCGGCCTCCACACCAAGCACGGTGACGTCCGGCTTTCGAAGCCCGCCGATTACCCGGAAGCTCGCCTCTTGAGCGGAAGCCCGCCGTGTCAGACGTATACGGTCGCCGGGACGGGAGCAGGTAGGCGAGCTCTCGACCAGGTGTTGTCCTTCGTGGAGGCCATCTCCGACGGCAGCGACATCACGGGGGGTCTCGCGCAGCTGGATGACGAGCGCACAGGCCTCGTCCTGGAACCGCTGCGGTGGGCGGTCGATGCCGGCGTCCCCTATGAAGCGATCATCCTCGAGCAGGTTCCTGCGGTGCTGCCGGTGTGGGAGGCGTTCGCCGAGGTGCTCGAGAAGCGCGGCTACAGCGTCGATTGCGGGATTCTCCACACCGAGGACTTCGGTGTTCCGCAGACGCGTCGCCGGGCTATTCTCATCGCCCGGCGCGATGGCCGGGCCGAGTTGCCCAAGCCCACGCATCGGCGTTATCGCAAGGGGCAGGCGCGCGGCGAAGGCGACCCGCGTCTCCGTCCGTGGAAGACCATGGGGGAAGCGCTCGGCTGGTCCGAGCAGTTCACCGTGGTCTCCAACTACGGTACTGGCGGCGATCCCAAGGCGCGGGGCAAGCGCCATTCGACACAACCCCGCCTTCACTGTCACCGGCAAGGTCTCCCGCAACCGCCTGATCAACCGTCCTGA
- a CDS encoding very short patch repair endonuclease, which yields MSKQKSRNTGIEMALRRLLHRAGFRYRVHRRPVEGVRREADLVFGPARVAVFVDGCFWHGCPEHATWPKNNADFWRLKIETNRKRDADTDERLRDAGWLALRVWEHETPETAAARVISAIRERR from the coding sequence ATGAGCAAGCAGAAGTCCCGGAACACCGGGATAGAGATGGCACTGCGCAGACTCCTCCATCGCGCGGGGTTCCGCTACCGAGTGCACCGGCGTCCGGTCGAAGGGGTGCGTCGAGAAGCCGACCTGGTCTTTGGTCCAGCCCGCGTCGCGGTCTTCGTCGACGGTTGTTTCTGGCACGGGTGTCCGGAACACGCCACTTGGCCGAAGAACAACGCGGACTTCTGGCGTCTCAAGATCGAAACCAACCGCAAGCGGGACGCCGACACCGACGAGCGGCTCCGGGACGCCGGGTGGCTCGCTCTACGAGTCTGGGAGCATGAGACCCCGGAAACCGCTGCCGCCCGGGTCATCTCGGCGATACGGGAACGTCGCTGA
- a CDS encoding FxsA family protein: MAVAFLLYVIAEIAAIWAVGSAVGILGTLALLLGGAFIGSWLARREGAKAMRAFVESARAGRPSENELTDGMLVGLGGVLILVPGFVSDVLGLLLILPPSRAVARRLWLKRMEKRAVRFANQRRGPVMVVDSEVVSPEEPRRDQPTVIEGRVIEG; encoded by the coding sequence ATGGCTGTCGCGTTCCTGCTCTACGTCATCGCCGAGATCGCCGCGATCTGGGCGGTGGGCTCGGCTGTCGGCATCCTCGGCACACTGGCCCTCCTCCTGGGCGGCGCCTTCATCGGCTCCTGGCTCGCCCGCCGCGAAGGTGCGAAGGCGATGCGAGCGTTTGTGGAGTCGGCTCGGGCTGGGCGTCCTTCGGAGAATGAGCTGACCGACGGGATGCTCGTCGGGCTGGGTGGGGTGCTGATCCTGGTTCCGGGGTTCGTGAGTGACGTGCTCGGGCTGCTGTTGATCCTGCCGCCTTCGCGCGCGGTGGCTCGGCGGTTGTGGTTGAAGCGGATGGAGAAGCGCGCGGTGCGGTTCGCGAACCAGCGGCGGGGGCCGGTGATGGTGGTGGACAGTGAGGTCGTTTCGCCGGAGGAGCCCAGGCGGGATCAGCCGACGGTGATCGAGGGTCGCGTCATCGAGGGGTAG